Genomic segment of Tomitella fengzijianii:
GCGGCCCGGTTTGGGGTGAGCGGTCCTGTCAGCGGGAGATGGGCGCGGTCCACAGGCCCGTGAGCGCATCGACGAGGTCGGTGGCGAGCTCCTCCCATGTCCCGGCGTCGTCATTGACGGTGGTGCCGGCCCAGTGCCATCGCCCCGCGCCGTCGGTGTCGGCGGCCAAGTCCAGGTCCCGTTCCCTCTCGGAGCACATGTGCACCAGGAGTTGGCGTGCCATGTCGGCGCGGGTGCGCCGGATCCGGGGCGGGATCGCGTCGGCCGTGGCGCGCAGGCCCATGAGGTTCTCCTGGAGCGACGCCGACGAGAGCGCGTCCTCGTAGATGAGGGCGCGCAGGGCGGGGTCGGTCATCACCTGCGCGTTGAAGCGCGCGTACCAGGAGGGTGCGCCGAGTGCGGCGAAATGCTCCGTGGACGGGAGGACCAGGCACCGGATCCAGTCCCGGATGTCCGCGGAGCCTCGGACGCTCGCGAGCATCGGTGTCCGCCTGGCCTCGATGTCCTGTGCGTGCTTGCGGATGATCGCCCGGATCAGGTCGGTCTTGGTGCCGAAGTGGTACGCGACGGCGGTGTTGTTCGCCTGCCCGGCGGCCTCGCCCACCTGCCGGTTGGACACCGCGGAGACGCCGCGCTCGGCGAAGAGCCGCTCGGCCGCCGTCATGATGGCGGCGCGGGTGGCGGCGGTGCGGGTGGTGCGCGCGCCGGGAGCGGGCGGGGCGGTCGCGGGGGTCATGGGGCCGATTCCTTCCAGTGCGCCGGAGGGCGTTTCCGGTCCGAGAGTTCCGTCACCCTACCCCGGCGACGGTTGTTCTAAGTCAGGTGACTGATATAGCGTCGCGCAAGTCACTTGACTTAAAATGCCGCCGCGGCCGATCGGAACGCCGGTGGCGTAGATCAGATCGGATACTTATGGCTCCACGCACCGGGCTCGACGCTCACGGCGCTTCCACCGACGGCCGAGAGTCCAAGAACTCCGCCATCGTCGCGGTCCTCGCGCTCGGCGGCATCGTCGTCGCACTGATGCAGACCTTGATCATCCCGATCATCCCGGATCTTCCGGACCTCGTCGGGGCGTCCGCGGGTGACACGGCCTGGGCGATCACTGCAACGCTGCTCGCCGCCGCCGTCGCCACCCCGGTGATGGGCCGGCTCGGCGACATGTACGGCAAGCGCCGCCTCCTGCTGGTGAGCCTGGTGGTCCTCGTGGTGGGATCGCTCCTCGCCGCGTTCGCGTCCACCCTGGTGCCGCTGGTGATCGGCCGCGCCCTGCAGGGCTTCGCGTCCGGCGTGATCCCCCTGGGCATGAGCCTGATGCGCGACATCATGCCGCCGAAGAAGCTCGCCGGCGGCGTGGCGGTGATCAGTGCGTCGCTCGGCGTCGGCGGCGCGCTCGGCATGCCCCTCGCCGCGTTCATCGCCCAGTACGCGAACTGGCACATGCTCTTCTGGGTGTCCGCGGGCCTCGGTGTGCTGGCGTTCGTGCTCACCGTGATGGTGGTGCCGGAATCGGACCTGCGCGCCTCCGGATCGTTCGACTACGCCGGTGCGGCGGCGCTGTCCGCCACGCTGGTGACCCTGCTGCTGGCGATCTCCAAGGGCGCCGATTGGGGCTGGGGCTCGGGCCTGACGGTGGGCCTGTTCGTCGCCGCGGCCGTGCTGGCGGTGGCGTGGGTGCTGTGGGAGCTGCGTGCCACGCGTCCGCTGGTGGATGTCCGGGTGGCGGCGGGCAAGCAGGTGCTCATGACCAACACCGCCTCGGCGGTGTTCGGCTTCGCGATGTTCGCGCAGTCGCTGGTGGTGCCGCAGATCATCCAGATCCCCGAGTTCACCGGTTACGGCCTGGGCCAGTCGGTCTTGGTGGCCGGTCTGGCGATGGCGCCCGGCGGCCTGCTGATGATGGCGATGGCCCCGGTCTCGTCCCGCATCACGATGAGCGTGGGCCCCAAGTACACGTTGGTGACGGGTGCCGTCGTCGTCGGCCTCGGCTACCTCATGGGCGTGTTCTGGATGAACTCGGTGTGGCAGGTCGTGGTGATCTCCGGCATCATCAGCGCCGGCATCGGGCTGGCCTACGC
This window contains:
- a CDS encoding TetR/AcrR family transcriptional regulator translates to MTPATAPPAPGARTTRTAATRAAIMTAAERLFAERGVSAVSNRQVGEAAGQANNTAVAYHFGTKTDLIRAIIRKHAQDIEARRTPMLASVRGSADIRDWIRCLVLPSTEHFAALGAPSWYARFNAQVMTDPALRALIYEDALSSASLQENLMGLRATADAIPPRIRRTRADMARQLLVHMCSERERDLDLAADTDGAGRWHWAGTTVNDDAGTWEELATDLVDALTGLWTAPISR
- a CDS encoding MFS transporter; this translates as MAPRTGLDAHGASTDGRESKNSAIVAVLALGGIVVALMQTLIIPIIPDLPDLVGASAGDTAWAITATLLAAAVATPVMGRLGDMYGKRRLLLVSLVVLVVGSLLAAFASTLVPLVIGRALQGFASGVIPLGMSLMRDIMPPKKLAGGVAVISASLGVGGALGMPLAAFIAQYANWHMLFWVSAGLGVLAFVLTVMVVPESDLRASGSFDYAGAAALSATLVTLLLAISKGADWGWGSGLTVGLFVAAAVLAVAWVLWELRATRPLVDVRVAAGKQVLMTNTASAVFGFAMFAQSLVVPQIIQIPEFTGYGLGQSVLVAGLAMAPGGLLMMAMAPVSSRITMSVGPKYTLVTGAVVVGLGYLMGVFWMNSVWQVVVISGIISAGIGLAYAAMPALIMGAVPVEETGAANSFNTLMRSLGTSFASAVAGVVVASVTMEVGGAVLPSGSAFQIVMGAAAGASLVALVIAALLPKYRPAGGDEEVVEVEAVESAAGIAGEAADAGGFAGSRA